The genomic window GTAAACTTAATATTTTCCGTTTTTGCGTTGAAATTAACCGCAAAGGTTTTTGAGGTCTCGCAAAGAACGCCAAGGTTTTTGTAAAAAATAAGTTAATCTCATAATTGCACTTTTTTTATCAATAGCTTTAAGCAATAATTCTAAACAACTAATTCACATGAAGAAAATTTTACTAGCGCTTGCGTTGGTGTTTTCTACTGTATTTGCATTTGCGCAACAAACTTATCCGGTAAACGGGTCTTTTGATGTGCGGAGTGGGCAATATGCCTTTACCAATGCAACTATTGTGGTAAATGCTAACCAAACTATTAGCAACGGCGTGTTGCTCATCAAAAATCAGGTTATCCAATCTGTAGGTACGGGTACTTCAATCCCGAAAGGATATGTGGTAATCGACTTGAAAGGAAAGTACATTTACCCTTCACTAATTGATGCCTTTACAAGCTATGGCACTCCTGTTGATGCCAGTGCTGCGCAACGTGGTTTCGGCGGTCAGCGCCAATCTATCTTCACTTCGCAGAAAAAAGGAGCTTACAACTGGAACGCAGCCATTCGTCCAGAAACAGAAGTGAGAACTATTTTTTCTATCGACACTAAAAAAGCCGATGAATTGCGTAAAGCAGGCTTTGGCAGTGTAAATGTGATTAATCGTGATGGTATTGCTCGTGGTACCTCTGCAGCAGTGACTTTAAACGATGAGTTTGAGCACAAAGTGATCTTAAAAGACCAAACTGCGGCAAACTATTCGTTCAGTAAAGGAAGCTCTACCAACGATTATCCAACTTCATTAATGGGTTCTATCGCTTTGTTACGCCAAACCTATTTAGATGCCTCTTGGTACAAAAACCAAAAAGAAGAGTACAACATCTCGTTGGATGAATTTAATAAGCAACAAAACCTACCTCAAATTTTTGAGGCCGACGGTTGGGCAAATATCTTACGAGCTGATAAAATTGGTAAAGAATTTGGCAAGCAGTACATCATTAAAGCCGGTGGCGATGAATATCAACGCATTGATGCCGTTAAAGCAACCGGCGCTAGTTTAATTGTGCCTATTGCGTATCCGAAAGCTTACGATGTAGAAGACCCGGCAGAAGCTAGAAATGTGACTTTGGCGCAAATGAAAGCATGGGAAATGGCAGCAACTAATCCAGGCGTTTTAGAAAAAGCAGGAATTAACTTTGCTTTAACTGCCTTTGGTTTAGATAATACGCGTGAGTTCTGGGCAAATATCCGCACCGCGATAGAAAGCGGTTTGACAGAAAAACAAGCTTTATTGGCCGTAACAGAAACTCCTGCGAAATTATTAGGCATTAGCGATAAAGTGGGTTCTTTAGAGAAAGGTAAATTGGCTAATTTCTTGATTACTTCAGATAATCTATTTAAAAGCACCAATATCATCCACGAAAACTGGGTGCAAGGTAAACGCTACATCGTTAACAAAATGGATGTAAGCGATTTAAAAGGTGTGTATAATTTAAATGTTGATGGCATTGGTTCGTTAACACTAAAAATTACTGGTCCAACAGCGGCATCAATTGAAAGAAGTGGCGCTGATAGTGTTAAAACTACCGCAACTTTAGGTCGCAATGGCGATTGGGTTACTTTAAGCTTCAACTTAAAGAAAAACCCTAAGGGCGATGTTCGTTTAACTGGATATATTTCTTCTGAATCGCCAATTGCGATGAAAGGCGAATCTGCTTTAAGCGATGGCTCGGAAGGCAAATGGACGGCAACTTTTAAAGAAGCGGCAAAAGAAACTCCAAAAAGAGAAGAACCAAAACCTGCTTTAGCAGCAAATGGCCCGTTAATTTATCCTTTCCAATCGTTTGGTAACGAAGTACAACCTACAGCAGAAAGTGTGTTGCTTAAAAACGCAACAGTTTGGACTAACGAAAAAGAAGGTATTCTGCAAAATGCAGACGTGCTTTTAGAAGGTGGTAAAAT from Pedobacter sp. SL55 includes these protein-coding regions:
- a CDS encoding amidohydrolase family protein, whose translation is MKKILLALALVFSTVFAFAQQTYPVNGSFDVRSGQYAFTNATIVVNANQTISNGVLLIKNQVIQSVGTGTSIPKGYVVIDLKGKYIYPSLIDAFTSYGTPVDASAAQRGFGGQRQSIFTSQKKGAYNWNAAIRPETEVRTIFSIDTKKADELRKAGFGSVNVINRDGIARGTSAAVTLNDEFEHKVILKDQTAANYSFSKGSSTNDYPTSLMGSIALLRQTYLDASWYKNQKEEYNISLDEFNKQQNLPQIFEADGWANILRADKIGKEFGKQYIIKAGGDEYQRIDAVKATGASLIVPIAYPKAYDVEDPAEARNVTLAQMKAWEMAATNPGVLEKAGINFALTAFGLDNTREFWANIRTAIESGLTEKQALLAVTETPAKLLGISDKVGSLEKGKLANFLITSDNLFKSTNIIHENWVQGKRYIVNKMDVSDLKGVYNLNVDGIGSLTLKITGPTAASIERSGADSVKTTATLGRNGDWVTLSFNLKKNPKGDVRLTGYISSESPIAMKGESALSDGSEGKWTATFKEAAKETPKREEPKPALAANGPLIYPFQSFGNEVQPTAESVLLKNATVWTNEKEGILQNADVLLEGGKIKAVGKNLAAGSAKVIDATGKHVTTGIIDEHSHIAGSGGINEGAQSVSSEVRIGDIINSEDVNIYRQLAGGVTTSQILHGSANPIGGQSQLIKLRWGKLPEELKFAGADGFIKFALGENVKQSNFGSGQRFPVTRMGVEQTFVDAFTRAKDYEAALKVKGNNVRRDLELDALVEILNNKRFITCHSYVQSEINMLIHVADSLGFKINTFTHILEGYKVADKMKAHGIAASTFSDWWAYKFEVAEAIPYNGKIMHNVGVTTAFNSDDAEMARRLNQEAGKAVLYGGVSEEDAFKFVTLNPAKMLHIDNKVGSLKAGKDADVVVWSANPLSIYAKAEKTFVDGIMYWDIEKDAQKLKQQQAERARLVQKMLDSKNKGGRTQRPMGNTSTLYNCETASDYSNGFEAIHSEEGGHHHE